The Malus domestica chromosome 10, GDT2T_hap1 genome contains a region encoding:
- the LOC103429730 gene encoding uncharacterized protein isoform X33 has translation MSKPSLRLQFTKLLVFYHVLLWQLGHWPQSKLHCRADVARLPEDEVSALRDFMSNTELRPEQIIEVTYCSDVVRTYGFVIECNCTNESGCRITGIRMSYLGLTGTIHEKVGDLTSLTYLILSNNTLHGGIPDTIGNLKNLQVLDLSRNQLNGSIPASLGRLVSLEYLYLQYNLLSQGIPPSFGSLTKLTELNLQFNMISDSIPEDFGNLSSLTIMELSENQLSGPLPQSLGNLTTLTTFYVSANNLSGKFPETYGNLTSLKKFSIAGNYISGPLPVETIAKWTNITHLVLVGNNFEGNLTEKIFRLPKLQYLLITDLANNSFPLPPKINNSANFISLTLRNCSINGTIPKYIGENMTSLRYLDLSFNKLTGGLPQNMSSKMIYMSFSRNMLNGTIAPSILGDSQTRIDLSFNYFSAEGSPVQSNQQLNLFACCRNSSTTEPQMMDPFEMKNRYCPENEPEYHSLFINCGGEETIVDGHQYDQDNDTSLFYTSPKKSWAYSLSGDFGVPESNTSNYIKSMTRGVHEAPLYEKARFSPISLEYYVFCLRKGNYIVTLYFKEIVDSKDEDYSSLRKRVFDVYIQDVRRLDYFKIREEEGTTEGPITKKISAVVVNDSGLLNIHLYWPGKGSYQYHPSFNGPLISAISVTPEFDPDKSKGQFVALITLASIVAALPLSLAFAWRMGWLPSEGFPKIETSQEKIVDEYQDSEELPSQEENGDEQRNTKDQGTRKNTEKYQGQEEIGDEHQDNEELPSQEEIGDEHQDNEELPSQEEIGDEHQDNEELPSQEEIGDEPRNTKGQEEVGDEQRNTKDQGRRKNTKTKRKKKEKLGDEHPNIVKKLGMFGLSYGFPLGMSSEELPSQEEIGDKHQDSEEFPSKEEIGDEHQDSEELPSQEEIGDEQRNTKGQQEINDEQRNTKDQGRRKNTETKRKKKEKIGQEEIGEEHQDSEELPNQEEIGDEHQDREELPSQEEIGDEQRNTKGQEEIGDEQRNTKDQGRRKNTETKRKKKEKIGDERPNTIKKLGMFGLSYGLPLDMSSEELPSKEEIGDEHQDSEELPSQEEIGDEQRNTKDQGRRKNTETKRKKKEKIGDERPNTVKKLGMFGLSYGLPLDMSSEELPSQEEIGDEQRKTKDQGRWKNTETKRKKKEKIGDEHPDTVKKLGMLGLSYGFPLGMSSEELPSEEEIGDEQQDSEELPSQEEIGDEQRNRKGQEEIGEEQRNTKDQGRQKNTETKRKKKEKIGDEHPDTVKKLGMFGLSYGFPLGMSNEELPSQEEIGDEHQDSEELPSQQEIGDEQRNKKGQEEIGDEQRNTKDQGRWKNTETKTKKKEKIGDEHPDTVKKLGMLGLSYGFPLGMSSEELPSEEEIGDEHQDSEELPSQEEIGDEQRNRKGQEEIGDEQRNTKDQGRRKNTETKRKKKEKIGDEHPDTVKKLGMFGLSYGFPLGMSSEELPSQEEIGDEHQDSEKLPSQEEIGDEQRNMKGQEEIGDEQRNTKDQGRRKNTETKMKKKEKIGDEHPDIVKKLGMLGSSYGFPLGMSSEELPSQEEISDEHQDNEELPSQEKIGDEQRNTKGQEEIGDEQRNTKDQGRRKNTKTKMKKKEKIGDEHPDTVKKLGMLGLSYGFPLGMSSEELLSQEEIGDEHQDSEELRSQEEISDEQRNTKGQEEIGDEQINTKDQGRRTNTKTRRKKNEKIGDEHLDAVKELINATENFSDKKKLGHSETFFMAQLPSHTVAVKKLDSAHFKGKIDKLKEEIGIIESLQHNNILKLLHAYIGKDLQFLVYEYMENKSLEDILFGSSTSGTIKLDWNTRVNICLGIAQGLQYLHERVQIVHTNIKSANILLNEKLEAKISDFGFANLYSEEDKVMAIGRETKKGYTAPEYLQTDDLDSKLDVFSFGVVVLEIVSGERNVRNQSKKETEVLLDRAYKANRNGNLKSLVDKNLSTFDEREALIILKLALECTTMGASVRPEMSGVVSVLLGEKSIDEVCSPAKPTGDINVVGSLEELAGISDMAAKPTGDINVVGSLEESAGISDMAESLSPLWGS, from the exons ATGAGTAAGCCTTCTCTAAGACTGCAGTTTACTAAGCTTCTTGTTTTTTACCATGTTCTACTTTGGCAACTTGGACACTGGCCTCAATCCAAACTCCACTGCAGAGCCGACGTGGCTCGACTGCCGGAAGATGAAG TGTCTGCTCTCCGTGACTTTATGAGCAACACAGAGTTAAGGCCAGAGCAAATCATTGAGGTGACGTATTGCAGTGATGTAGTCCGGACTTACGGTTTTGTCATCGAATGTAATTGCACTAATGAGAGTGGATGCCGGATCACTGGAAT TAGAATGAGCTACTTAGGTTTAACTGGAACTATTCATGAAAAAGTGGGTGATCTTACAAGCCTAACCTACCT CATTCTATCCAACAACACACTTCATGGCGGAATACCAGACACCATTGGGAATTTGAAGAATCTCCAAGTCCT GGATCTATCGCGAAATCAACTCAATGGTTCAATACCAGCAAGCTTAGGGCGCTTGGTTTCTCTTGAATATCT ATATCTGCAATACAACTTGCTTAGCCAAGGTATACCACCAAGTTTTGGTTCACTGACGAAACTTACTGAATT GAATCTGCAGTTTAATATGATATCAGACTCAATTCCTGAGGATTTTGGAAATCTTTCGAGTCTTACAATTAT GGAACTGTCTGAGAATCAGCTGTCTGGTCCTCTTCCACAAAGCCTCGGAAACTTGACAACTCTCACAACCTT CTATGTGTCAGCCAATAATTTGAGTGGGAAATTTCCAGAAACTTATGGAAACCTCACAAGCCTGAAAAAGTT TTCGATAGCCGGGAATTACATTTCTGGTCCCTTACCAGTTGAAACCATAGCCAAGTGGACTAATATCACTCACCT GGTGCTCGTGGGAAACAATTTCGAAGGAAACTTGACTGAAAAAATATTCCGCTTGCCAAAGCTTCAGTATCT GTTGATAACTGACCTggcaaataatagtttcccaTTACCACCAAAAATCAACAACAGTGCCAATTTCATTTCTCT AACACTGAGGAACTGCTCAATCAACGGCACAATCCCCAAATACATTGGTGAAAATATGACATCCCTAAGATACCT AGACTTGAGCTTCAATAAGTTAACTGGTGGCCTCCCTCAGAATATGAGTTCAAAAATGATTTACat GTCTTTTTCTAGAAATATGCTTAACGGGACAATCGCACCTTCGATACTTGGGGACTCCCAAACTAGGAT AGATCTTTCGTTCAACTATTTTTCAGCAGAAGGCTCTCCAGTACAAAGCAACCAACAACT GAACTTGTTTGCATGCTGCCGCAACTCCTCAACCACTGAGCCACAAat GATGGATCCATTTGAAATGAAGAACAGATACTGTCCTGAAAACGAACCGGAGT ACCATTCCTTGTTTATTAATTGTGGTGGTGAAGAAACAATCGTAGATGGGCATCAATATGATCAAGATAATGACACATCCCTCTTTTACACAAGTCCAAAGAAAAGCTGGGCTTACAGCCTTTCCGGAGACTTTGGTGTACCAGAAAGTAATACTAGTAATTATATCAAGAGCATGACACGTGGAGTTCATGAGGCACCGTTGTATGAAAAAGCTCGGTTTTCCCCGATATCTCTCGAGTATTATGTTTTTTGTCTACGCAAAGGCAATTATATTGTGACGCTTTATTTCAAGGAAATTGTAGACAGTAAGGATGAAGATTATAGTAGTTTAAGAAAACGCGTATTTGATGTATATATTCAG GATGTGAGGAGACTAGATTATTTCAAGATTAGGGAGGAGGAGGGAACTACAGAAGGACCAATAACTAAAAAGATTTCAGCTGTGGTTGTAAATGATAGCGGTCTATTGAACATCCACTTGTACTGGCCTGGAAAGGGATCGTATCAATACCATCCTAGTTTTAATGGACCTCTAATATCAGCTATTTCTGTGACTCCTG AGTTCGATCCCGATAAAAGCAAAGGTCAATTTGTTGCATTGATTACGCTTGCTTCAATTGTTGCTGCTCTGCCGCTTTCATTGGCTTTTGCTTGGAGGATGGGCTGGCTGCCAAGCGAAGGGTTCCCCA AAATCGAAACAAGTCAAGAAAAAATAGTTGATGAGTATCAAGACAGCGAAGAGCTCCCCA GTCAAGAAGAAAATGGTGATGAGCAGAGAAACACGAAAGATCAAGGCACGCGgaagaacacagaaaaatatcAAG GTCAAGAAGAAATAGGAGATGAGCATCAAGACAACGAAGAGCTCCCCA GTCAAGAAGAAATAGGAGATGAGCATCAAGACAACGAAGAGCTCCCCA GTCAAGAAGAAATAGGTGATGAGCATCAAGACAACGAAGAGCTCCCCA GTCAAGAAGAAATAGGTGATGAGCCGAGAAACACGAAAGGTCAAGAAGAAGTAGGAGATGAACAGAGAAACACGAAAGATCAAGGCAGGCGGaagaacacaaaaacaaagaggaagaaaaaggaaaaactaGGTGATGAGCATCCAAACATCGTCAAAAAATTGGGTATGTTCGGATTGAGCTATGGATTTCCGTTGGGAATGTCAAGCGAAGAGCTCCCCA GTCAAGAAGAAATAGGTGATAAGCATCAGGACAGCGAAGAGTTCCCCA GTAAAGAAGAAATAGGTGATGAGCATCAAGACAGCGAAGAGCTCCCCA GTCAAGAAGAAATAGGTGATGAGCAGAGAAACACGAAAGGTCAACAAGAAATAAATGACGAGCAGAGAAACACGAAAGATCAAGGCAGGCGGAAGAACACAGaaacaaagaggaagaaaaaggaaaaaatag GTCAAGAAGAAATAGGTGAGGAGCATCAAGACAGCGAAGAGCTCCCCA aTCAAGAAGAAATAGGTGATGAGCATCAAGACAGGGAAGAGCTCCCCA GCCAAGAAGAAATAGGTGATGAGCAGAGAAACACGAAAGGTCAAGAAGAAATAGGTGATGAGCAGAGAAACACGAAAGATCAAGGCAGGCGGAAGAACACAGaaacaaagaggaagaaaaaggaaaaaataggTGATGAGCGTCCAAACACCATCAAAAAATTGGGTATGTTCGGATTGAGCTATGGATTACCGTTGGATATGTCAAGCGAAGAGCTCCCCA GTAAAGAAGAAATAGGTGATGAGCATCAAGACAGCGAAGAACTCCCCA GCCAAGAAGAAATAGGTGATGAGCAGAGAAACACGAAAGATCAAGGCAGGCGGAAGAACACAGaaacaaagaggaagaaaaaggaaaaaataggTGATGAGCGTCCAAACACCGTCAAAAAATTGGGTATGTTCGGATTGAGCTATGGATTACCGTTGGATATGTCAAGCGAAGAGCTCCCCA gCCAAGAAGAAATAGGTGATGAGCAGAGAAAAACGAAAGATCAAGGCAGGTGGAAGAACACAGaaacaaagaggaagaaaaaggaaaaaataggTGATGAGCATCCCGACACCGTCAAAAAATTGGGTATGTTGGGATTGAGCTATGGATTTCCGTTGGGTATGTCAAGCGAAGAGCTCCCCA GTGAAGAAGAAATAGGTGatgaacaacaagatagcgaagAGCTCCCCA gtCAAGAAGAAATAGGTGATGAGCAGAGAAACAGGAAAGGTCAAGAAGAAATAGGTGAGGAGCAGAGAAACACGAAAGATCAAGGCAGGCAGAAGAACACagaaacaaaaaggaagaaaaaggaaaaaataggTGATGAGCATCCAGACACTGTAAAAAAATTGGGTATGTTCGGATTGAGCTATGGATTTCCGTTGGGTATGTCAAACGAAGAGCTCCCCA GTCAAGAAGAAATAGGTGATGAGCATCAAGACAGCGAAGAACTCCCCA GTCAACAAGAAATAGGTGATGAGCAGAGAAACAAGAAAGGTCAAGAAGAAATTGGTGATGAGCAGAGAAACACGAAAGATCAAGGCAGGTGGAAGAACACAGAAACAAAGacgaagaaaaaggaaaaaataggTGATGAGCATCCAGACACCGTCAAAAAATTGGGTATGTTGGGATTGAGCTATGGATTTCCGTTGGGTATGTCAAGCGAAGAGCTCCCCA GTGAAGAAGAAATAGGTGATGAGCATCAAGATAGCGAAGAGCTCCCCA gtCAAGAAGAAATAGGTGATGAGCAGAGAAACAGGAAAGGTCAAGAAGAAATAGGTGATGAGCAGAGAAACACGAAAGATCAAGGCAGGCGGAAGAACACTGaaacaaagaggaagaaaaaggaaaaaataggTGATGAGCATCCAGACACTGTAAAAAAATTGGGTATGTTCGGATTGAGCTATGGATTTCCGTTGGGTATGTCAAGCGAAGAGCTCCCCA GTCAAGAAGAAATAGGTGATGAGCATCAAGACAGCGAAAAGCTCCCTA GTCAAGAAGAAATAGGTGATGAGCAAAGAAACATGAAAGGTCAAGAAGAAATAGGGGATGAGCAGAGAAACACGAAAGATCAAGGTAGGCGGAAGAACACAGAaacaaagatgaagaaaaaggaaaaaataggTGATGAGCATCCAGACATTGTTAAAAAATTGGGTATGTTGGGATCGAGCTATGGATTTCCGTTGGGTATGTCAAGCGAAGAGCTCCCCA gTCAAGAAGAAATAAGTGATGAGCATCAAGACAACGAAGAGCTCCCCA GTCAAGAAAAAATAGGTGATGAGCAGAGAAACACGAAAGGTCAAGAAGAAATAGGGGATGAGCAGAGAAACACGAAAGATCAAGGCAGGCGGaagaacacaaaaacaaagatgaagaaaaaggaaaaaataggTGATGAGCATCCAGACACTGTTAAAAAATTGGGTATGTTGGGATTGAGCTATGGATTTCCGTTGGGTATGTCAAGCGAAGAGCTCCTCA GTCAAGAAGAAATAGGTGATGAGCATCAAGACAGCGAAGAGCTCCGCA GTCAAGAAGAAATAAGTGATGAGCAGAGAAACACGAAAGGTCAAGAAGAAATTGGTGATGAGCAGATAAACACGAAAGATCAAGGCAGGCGGACGAACAcaaaaacaaggaggaagaaaaatgaaaaaataggTGATGAGCATCTAGACGCCGTCAAAGAATTAATAAATGCTACCGAAAATTTTAGcgacaaaaaaaaacttggtcATTCTGAGACATTTTTTATG GCACAACTGCCAAGTCATACTGTGGCCGTGAAGAAACTAGATTCCGCTCATTTTAAGGGAAAAATCGATAAACTGAAAGAGGAAATTGGCATCATAGAGTCATTGCAACACAACAATATCCTTAAACTGTTGCATGCTTATATTGGAAAAGACCTCCAATTTCTTGTTTACGAATACATGGAAAATAAATCCCTTGAAGACATCTTATTTG GCTCGAGTACTTCTGGCACAATCAAGCTTGATTGGAATACAAGGGTTAACATTTGCTTGGGAATAGCACAGGGTTTGCAATATCTACATGAGAGAGTACAGATTGTTCATACGAATATAAAATCTGCTAATATTCTTCTTAATGAAAAACTTGAGGCTAAGATATCGGACTTTGGATTTGCAAATCTTTATTCTGAAGAAGATAAAGTTATGGCCATCGGAAGAGAAACAAAGAA AGGCTACACGGCGCCAGAGTATTTGCAAACGGATGATTTAGATAGCAAACTGGATGTTTTCAGCTTTGGGGTGGTCGTACTTGAAATTGTTAGTGGGGAGAGAAACGTACGTaaccaatcaaagaaggaaactGAGGTTCTTTTAGACAGG GCTTATAAAGCAAATAGAAACGGAAATTTGAAGAGCTTGGTTGATAAGAATTTGTCTACATTTGATGAAAGAGAAGCCCTTATCATCTTGAAATTAGCATTGGAGTGCACCACGATGGGTGCTAGTGTCAGACCTGAAATGTCTGGAGTTGTTAGTGTTCTTCTTGGCGAAAAAAGCATTGACGAGGTTTGTTCACCTGCCAAGCCCACTGGCGACATCAATGTTGTTGGTTCCCTCGAAGAGTTGGCAGGCATTTCTGATATGGCTGCCAAGCCCACTGGCGACATCAATGTTGTTGGTTCCCTCGAAGAGTCGGCAGGCATTTCTGATATGGCAGAGTCTCTTTCCCCACTTTGGGGAAGTTGA